Proteins from a genomic interval of Nocardia sp. BMG51109:
- a CDS encoding nuclear transport factor 2 family protein has protein sequence MAPLPAVDVDTDTVAAIHQLYARQSWSIDAGAASEWAATFTPDGEFHSPTYPDPVAGAAALTEFAAGFDRAARAAGERHRHVLSNLLVDRIDADTLAVAAYLQVVATRIGGESRLLRFTTITDRLTRRDGGWLITRRVVERDDAPR, from the coding sequence ATGGCACCACTCCCCGCCGTCGACGTCGACACCGACACCGTCGCGGCAATCCACCAGCTGTACGCTCGGCAAAGCTGGTCGATCGATGCGGGCGCCGCCTCGGAATGGGCGGCGACCTTCACCCCCGACGGCGAGTTCCACTCGCCGACCTACCCGGATCCGGTCGCCGGTGCGGCGGCTCTGACCGAGTTCGCGGCCGGATTCGATCGCGCGGCCCGGGCGGCCGGTGAGCGCCACCGGCACGTTCTGAGCAACCTTCTCGTCGACCGGATCGACGCCGACACCCTCGCGGTGGCCGCCTACCTCCAGGTGGTCGCCACGCGCATCGGGGGCGAGAGCAGGCTGCTGCGGTTCACCACGATCACCGACAGGCTCACGCGCCGCGACGGCGGGTGGCTGATCACCCGCCGGGTCGTCGAACGAGACGACGCGCCCCGCTGA
- a CDS encoding IclR family transcriptional regulator has protein sequence MPQLQPSEKSAATGSDVGADMSKTLHNGLQILELLARRTEGVTVTEIADTIGVHRTVAHRLVRTLEHHHLCRRDDFKRVFLGLGLVWLAEPVEQDLRTLARPVLEELADSTQATVHLVVRENDAEVRALMVVEPRRSRMHIAFQAGQIDPIDRGSAGLAILAACPAVPGEREEVTRARRRGYAVSHGELVPSVIGVSAAVPGRASEVIASVGVSLLDAAPEDEERFGASVRAAAQRLSAILVR, from the coding sequence ATGCCTCAGTTACAGCCGTCCGAAAAATCGGCGGCTACCGGCAGCGACGTCGGGGCGGACATGTCCAAGACGCTGCACAACGGCCTGCAGATCCTGGAGTTGCTCGCGCGCCGGACCGAGGGCGTGACGGTCACCGAGATCGCCGACACGATCGGGGTGCACCGCACGGTCGCACACCGGCTCGTCCGCACGCTGGAGCACCACCACCTGTGCCGGCGCGACGATTTCAAGCGGGTCTTCCTCGGGCTGGGCCTGGTCTGGCTGGCCGAGCCGGTGGAGCAGGATCTGCGCACGCTCGCCCGGCCCGTGCTGGAGGAACTCGCCGACAGCACGCAGGCCACCGTCCACCTGGTGGTCCGGGAGAACGATGCCGAGGTGCGGGCCCTGATGGTCGTCGAGCCGCGGCGCTCCCGGATGCACATCGCGTTCCAGGCCGGTCAGATCGATCCGATCGACCGCGGCTCCGCCGGCCTGGCGATCCTCGCCGCGTGCCCCGCCGTGCCCGGCGAGCGCGAGGAGGTCACCCGGGCCCGCCGGCGCGGCTACGCCGTGTCCCACGGTGAGCTGGTCCCCTCCGTGATCGGCGTGTCGGCCGCCGTACCCGGCCGCGCGTCGGAGGTCATCGCCAGCGTCGGGGTCTCCCTGCTCGACGCCGCCCCCGAGGACGAGGAGCGGTTCGGCGCCTCCGTCCGGGCCGCCGCCCAGCGCCTGAGTGCCATCCTGGTGCGCTGA
- a CDS encoding acyl-CoA synthetase, with amino-acid sequence MYPGAHAAQFPDKPAVVVADGTEVVTYGDLEERSARLARHLYAAGLRRGDHLALLTDNDPKTFEVYWAAMRSGLYFTAVNRHLSPSEIAYIVNDCGARALVVSARLAETAAAIVPETSAVKVRLAYRGLVDGYGSYEDALAESSPEPLAWQPAGMDMLYSSGTTGRPKGIEPPLQDRQVHEPGEMVASVFGPMYGFDTDTVYLSPAPLYHAAPLRFCGAVQAFGGTVVVMEKFDAEAALAAIERYRVTHSQWVPTMFVRMLKLDEAVRNRYDVSTLRVAVHAAAPCPIDVKRAMIDWWGPVLYEYYSSTEGIGVTFIDSEQWLRKPGSVGRAALGIIHICDDDGREVPVGDIGTIYFERDEVPFAYHNDPAKTIEAVHPRQPTWSTTGDIGRVDDEGFLFLTDRKAFMIISGGVNIYPQEIEDALALHPKVFDSAVIGVPDPEMGESVRAVIQPAPGIAPSPELAGELCAFLRDRIAHYKVPRAIDFLDELPRTPTGKLVKRELQKRYR; translated from the coding sequence ATGTATCCGGGTGCTCACGCCGCGCAGTTCCCCGACAAGCCCGCCGTCGTCGTCGCCGACGGCACCGAGGTGGTGACGTACGGCGACCTGGAGGAGCGGTCGGCCCGGCTGGCACGACATCTGTACGCGGCGGGGCTGCGGCGCGGCGACCACCTCGCGCTGCTGACCGACAACGACCCGAAGACGTTCGAGGTCTATTGGGCGGCAATGCGATCCGGGCTGTACTTCACCGCCGTCAATCGGCATCTGTCGCCGTCCGAGATCGCCTATATCGTGAACGACTGCGGCGCACGGGCGCTGGTGGTCTCGGCCCGGCTGGCGGAGACGGCCGCGGCGATCGTCCCGGAGACGTCCGCGGTGAAGGTGCGGCTGGCGTATCGCGGCCTCGTCGACGGGTACGGCTCGTACGAGGACGCGCTCGCGGAATCCTCGCCCGAGCCGCTGGCCTGGCAGCCCGCGGGGATGGACATGCTGTACTCGTCCGGGACCACGGGGCGGCCCAAGGGCATCGAACCACCGCTTCAGGACCGGCAGGTGCACGAACCGGGTGAGATGGTCGCGTCCGTCTTCGGCCCCATGTACGGATTCGACACCGACACCGTCTATCTCTCGCCCGCTCCCCTCTACCATGCTGCGCCACTGCGCTTCTGCGGTGCGGTGCAGGCATTCGGCGGCACCGTGGTGGTGATGGAGAAGTTCGACGCCGAGGCCGCGCTGGCGGCGATCGAGCGCTATCGCGTGACCCACAGCCAGTGGGTTCCGACGATGTTCGTGCGGATGCTCAAACTCGATGAGGCGGTACGAAACCGGTACGACGTGTCCACCCTGCGGGTGGCCGTGCACGCGGCCGCGCCCTGTCCCATCGACGTGAAGCGGGCCATGATCGACTGGTGGGGACCCGTTCTCTACGAATACTATTCGTCGACCGAGGGCATCGGCGTCACCTTCATCGACAGCGAGCAGTGGCTGCGCAAGCCGGGTTCGGTCGGGCGGGCCGCGCTCGGCATCATTCATATCTGCGACGACGACGGGCGCGAAGTGCCGGTCGGTGACATCGGGACGATCTACTTCGAACGCGACGAGGTCCCCTTCGCCTACCACAACGACCCCGCCAAGACCATCGAGGCGGTGCATCCCCGGCAACCGACCTGGTCGACGACCGGCGATATCGGCCGCGTCGACGACGAGGGATTCCTGTTCCTCACCGACCGCAAGGCGTTCATGATCATCTCCGGTGGGGTGAACATCTATCCGCAGGAGATCGAGGACGCTCTGGCGTTGCACCCCAAGGTATTCGACTCCGCCGTAATCGGGGTTCCGGATCCGGAGATGGGGGAATCGGTGCGGGCGGTGATCCAGCCGGCACCCGGAATCGCCCCGTCTCCCGAGCTCGCCGGCGAGCTGTGCGCCTTCCTGCGTGATCGAATCGCGCACTACAAGGTTCCGCGCGCGATCGACTTCCTCGACGAGCTGCCGCGTACTCCCACAGGGAAACTGGTCAAGCGCGAGCTACAGAAGCGGTACCGGTAG